A window of the Vigna angularis cultivar LongXiaoDou No.4 chromosome 3, ASM1680809v1, whole genome shotgun sequence genome harbors these coding sequences:
- the LOC108324499 gene encoding uncharacterized protein LOC108324499 encodes MEVLTNGRTTPSASSSAILVLEWSLESFLQHHPARFTGKCSLDEADHWFRDMERIYEAKGCPDERKLAYTQYLLTGEAGHWWSSMRMILERSETPITWELFRVKFYTEYFPNSVRFAKEVEFLELVQGNKTVSEYADRFKHLLRFNTMAVDEEWQCRKFENGLRGDIKLLVKGLRIREFSALVEMARDMEKTKKESEGPQKQQSQPLRVGGPMISRGGSISRSTPFSRPTSSRSRGSSSQLSGQPNFANPVRCFKCGGPHLQVVCPQLEGYRKCNICRQEGHYARDCPTTMRTGPQPHQAGRSI; translated from the coding sequence ATGGAAGTGTTGACTAATGGCAGGACCACTCCAAGTGCTTCTTCCTCCGCTATTCTTGTCCTAGAGTGGAGTCTAGAAAGCTTTCTCCAACATCATCCAGCCCGATTCACTGGAAAATGTAGCCTTGACGAAGCTGATCATTGGTTTAGGGACATGGAAAGAATCTATGAGGCTAAGGGGTGTCCTGACGAGAGGAAACTAGCCTACACCCAGTATCTATTGACCGGGGAAGCTGGCCACTGGTGGAGCAGCATGAGGATGATTTTGGAAAGGAGTGAGACTCCTATTACTTGGGAGCTATTTAGGGTCAAGTTCTACACTGAGTATTTCCCTAATAGTGTCAGATTTGCCAAAGAAGTGGAATTTCTGGAGCTGGTACAGGGCAACAAAACAGTATCAGAATATGCTGATCGTTTCAAACATCTGCTCCGCTTCAACACTATGGCGGTAGATGAAGAGTGGCAATGCAGGAAATTCGAAAACGGCTTGAGAGGTGATATCAAGCTACTTGTGAAGGGGTTACGCATCAGAGAGTTTTCTGCTCTGGTGGAGATGGCTCGTGACATGGAGAAGACTAAGAAGGAATCTGAGGGACCTCAGAAACAACAGAGCCAACCACTAAGGGTTGGTGGACCTATGATATCCAGGGGAGGCTCCATTTCTAGGAGTACCCCTTTCTCTAGACCTACTTCCTCTAGGTCTAGGGGTTCTTCCTCTCAGTTATCGGGGCAACCCAACTTTGCCAATCCCGTGAGATGCTTCAAGTGTGGTGGACCACACCTCCAGGTTGTGTGCCCTCAGCTAGAAGGGTATAGGAAGTGTAACATCTGCAGGCAAGAGGGACATTATGCCAGAGACTGTCCTACTACTATGAGGACAGGACCACAACCACACCAAGCTGGAAGATCTATCTAG
- the LOC128193340 gene encoding inositol polyphosphate multikinase beta-like, which yields MFCISDSPLYIAKCLSKDITTSTIPLGFRLIGVKGSLSSWELSRTFLQTLSAEGVALVLCKFVSFSNSDDSRFDPDCDFAVEVFDAVLEQLVELKEWFEVQILYHLCSGVLFWCSVLVYEKEKGNNNELLKWE from the coding sequence ATGTTCTGCATTTCCGATTCCCCTCTCTACATCGCTAAATGCCTCAGCAAAGACATAACCACCTCAACCATTCCCCTCGGCTTCCGACTTATCGGCGTCAAGGGCTCCCTCTCCTCCTGGGAACTTTCCAGAACCTTCCTCCAGACTCTCTCCGCCGAGGGCGTCGCCCTGGTCCTCTGTAAATTCGTCTCCTTCTCCAACTCTGACGATTCCCGTTTCGACCCCGATTGCGACTTTGCGGTAGAGGTTTTCGACGCCGTCTTGGAGCAGTTGGTGGAGCTGAAGGAGTGGTTTGAGGTTCAGATTCTGTATCATTTATGTTCTGGTGTTCTGTTTTGGTGTTCTGTTCTAGTGTatgagaaggagaaggggaATAACAATGAATTATTGAAGTGGGAATGA
- the LOC108324956 gene encoding ammonium transporter 1 member 1 yields the protein MSQQSCSADQLAQLFGPNTTNAQAAATLICDQFTAVSRNFTDTGYAIDNTYLLFSAYLVFSMQLGFAMLCAGSVRAKNTMNIMLTNVLDAAAGGIFYYLFGFAFAWGSPSNGFIGKHYFGLTDLHSDNLDYSNFLYQWAFAIAAAGITSGSIAERTQFVAYLIYSSFLTGFVYPVVSHWFWSPDGWASAFKKSDLLLSTGVIDFAGSGVVHMVGGVAGLWGALIEGPRIGRFDHAGRAVALRGHSASLVVLGTFMLWFGWYGFNPGSFNKILVAYDSGNKYGQWSAVGRTAVTTTLAGSTAALTTLFGKRLISGHWNVTDVCNGLLGGFAAITAGCSVVEPWAAIVCGFVASLVLIACNKLAEMARFDDPLEAAQLHGGCGAWGVLFTALFAKKEYVLQVYQGDQSRPHGLFMGGGWSLLGAHVIQILVIVGWVSATMGPLFWGLKKLKLLRISSEDELAGMDLTRHGGFAYAYEDDETHKHGIQLRKVEPNASTPTTDGGL from the coding sequence ATGTCGCAGCAATCTTGTTCGGCGGACCAACTAGCCCAACTTTTTGGCCCAAACACAACCAACGCCCAAGCGGCGGCCACGCTAATCTGCGACCAGTTCACCGCCGTGAGTAGGAATTTCACGGACACAGGCTACGCCATTGACAACACCTACCTCCTCTTCTCCGCCTACCTCGTGTTCTCCATGCAGCTCGGCTTCGCCATGCTCTGCGCCGGCTCGGTCCGCGCCAAGAACACCATGAACATCATGCTCACCAACGTGCTCGACGCCGCTGCCGGCGGTATCTTCTACTACCTCTTCGGCTTTGCCTTCGCCTGGGGCTCCCCTTCCAACGGCTTCATCGGGAAACACTACTTCGGCCTCACAGACCTCCACTCCGACAATTTAGACTACAGCAACTTCCTTTACCAGTGGGCCTTCGCCATCGCCGCTGCCGGCATCACCAGCGGCTCCATCGCCGAGCGAACCCAGTTTGTCGCGTACCTAATCTACTCCTCCTTCCTCACCGGCTTCGTCTATCCGGTAGTCTCTCACTGGTTCTGGTCCCCTGACGGTTGGGCATCCGCGTTCAAGAAAAGCGATCTTTTATTATCCACCGGCGTAATCGACTTCGCCGGCTCCGGCGTTGTCCACATGGTCGGCGGTGTGGCAGGACTCTGGGGCGCCCTTATCGAGGGTCCACGAATCGGCCGATTTGATCACGCGGGACGCGCGGTGGCCTTACGTGGCCACAGCGCCTCGTTAGTCGTGCTCGGAACCTTCATGCTGTGGTTCGGTTGGTACGGTTTCAACCCTGGTTCATTCAACAAAATCTTAGTCGCTTATGACTCGGGGAACAAGTATGGTCAATGGAGCGCGGTTGGGAGAACCGCGGTTACCACAACTCTAGCGGGGTCAACGGCTGCGTTGACCACGCTCTTCGGGAAACGCCTGATATCCGGACATTGGAACGTCACCGATGTCTGCAACGGTTTGCTGGGAGGGTTCGCCGCCATAACAGCCGGTTGTTCTGTGGTGGAGCCGTGGGCGGCTATCGTGTGTGGTTTTGTGGCGTCCCTTGTTCTGATCGCGTGTAACAAACTGGCGGAGATGGCTAGGTTTGACGATCCTTTAGAGGCGGCGCAGTTGCACGGAGGGTGTGGCGCGTGGGGGGTGCTTTTCACGGCGCTGTTCGCTAAGAAGGAGTACGTGTTGCAGGTTTACCAGGGAGATCAGTCGAGGCCGCACGGGTTGTTTATGGGTGGTGGATGGAGTTTGTTGGGGGCGCACGTGATTCAGATTTTGGTGATTGTTGGATGGGTTAGTGCGACGATGGGGCCACTCTTCTGGGGGCTTAAAAAGTTGAAGCTTTTGAGGATTTCGTCGGAGGATGAACTGGCGGGTATGGATCTGACCCGGCATGGAGGGTTTGCCTATGCCTATGAAGATGATGAGACTCACAAGCATGGGATTCAGTTGAGGAAGGTTGAACCCAACGCCTCTACCCCAACCACTGATGGGGGAttatga